A window from Gemmatimonadota bacterium encodes these proteins:
- a CDS encoding LptA/OstA family protein: MGLRRPHPASSRLALSALLFGALLALAAVPPDSEDPWTITSRASHSVVSADGARVHSFVDSVVIRHGNLHATSDEARYLEGGRRALLSGHVRMRDDSVSVRAPYVYYDRDRRLARFPDRLVVFGREGTAVAEEGFWYRNENRFELIGDASAEDTSGTLRGDAITWDQRTEVLYAAGNAEFTDDESGVVVTGEHLEYDRAYDLARATGQPSARFEDDDGVVVRVSADRMTYDPREEAAVATGNVIIHRETMEAHADTVTFFRSGDRVKMRGNPSILDGSATITGERIDLEMLGEGERRVLVRGGGRVARSFADDRERPVAAEDAAGPESAEADESIKAGGQRRKGKGGGKAKQGKKGKGAKGSGKRGNRAPAGASDVPPESVTADLPPVPEEAAPGESAMDLVKLALRASATPPPEDPQPKDSVREAEDPPEDDETRPEDEA; the protein is encoded by the coding sequence GTGGGTCTTCGGAGGCCCCATCCGGCATCGTCCCGCCTTGCGCTGAGCGCCCTTCTGTTCGGCGCGCTTCTGGCACTGGCTGCCGTTCCTCCGGACTCCGAAGATCCCTGGACGATTACTTCGCGTGCATCGCATTCCGTGGTGTCAGCCGACGGGGCGCGTGTGCACTCGTTTGTCGACAGCGTGGTCATTCGCCACGGGAACCTCCACGCAACCTCGGACGAAGCGCGTTATCTGGAGGGCGGGCGGCGTGCGCTGCTCTCCGGCCATGTGCGTATGCGGGACGACTCGGTCTCCGTGCGGGCTCCTTATGTGTATTACGACCGGGACCGTCGGTTGGCGCGCTTCCCGGATCGATTGGTGGTGTTCGGGAGAGAGGGGACCGCCGTCGCGGAGGAGGGGTTCTGGTACCGCAACGAGAATCGGTTCGAACTGATCGGCGACGCCTCCGCCGAGGACACATCCGGCACGCTTCGCGGCGATGCCATCACCTGGGACCAGCGCACGGAAGTTCTGTATGCGGCGGGGAACGCGGAGTTCACGGATGACGAGAGCGGAGTTGTGGTCACAGGGGAGCACCTGGAATACGACCGCGCGTACGATCTGGCCCGGGCGACGGGGCAACCGTCCGCCCGCTTCGAAGACGATGATGGAGTGGTGGTGCGCGTCTCTGCGGACCGCATGACTTACGACCCGCGGGAAGAGGCCGCGGTGGCCACCGGGAATGTCATCATCCACCGGGAGACGATGGAAGCACACGCGGACACGGTCACCTTCTTCCGGAGCGGGGATCGCGTGAAGATGCGCGGCAATCCGTCGATTCTCGACGGGAGCGCGACGATTACCGGCGAACGCATTGATCTGGAGATGCTCGGCGAAGGAGAGCGGCGCGTGCTGGTGCGCGGGGGCGGGCGCGTGGCGCGGAGTTTCGCAGACGATCGCGAGCGGCCGGTGGCGGCGGAAGACGCGGCAGGTCCGGAATCGGCAGAGGCAGACGAGAGCATCAAGGCAGGCGGGCAGAGAAGGAAGGGCAAGGGGGGAGGCAAGGCGAAGCAGGGCAAGAAGGGCAAGGGAGCCAAGGGAAGCGGCAAGCGAGGCAACCGGGCACCGGCGGGCGCATCGGATGTGCCGCCGGAGAGTGTGACTGCGGATCTTCCGCCGGTTCCGGAAGAGGCGGCACCCGGCGAGAGCGCGATGGATCTCGTGAAACTGGCTTTGCGGGCTTCCGCCACGCCGCCGCCGGAAGATCCGCAACCGAAGGATTCGGTGCGGGAAGCGGAAGACCCGCCCGAGGATGACGAAACACGACCGGAAGACGAAGCC
- the ugpC gene encoding sn-glycerol-3-phosphate ABC transporter ATP-binding protein UgpC has protein sequence MAKVEFRNVWKTYPGDVDAVKEASFTIEDGEFMVIVGPSGCGKSTTLRMVAGLEDITRGEVSIDGRIVNDVAPKDRDIAMVFQNYALYPHMTVYDNMAFGLKMRKYDRSEIDSRVREAAEILGLTELLKRRPKALSGGQRQRVAVGRAIVRKPKVFLFDEPLSNLDAKLRVQMRTEISRLHQQLGATMMYVTHDQVEAMTMGTRITLMKDGVIQQIADPLSLYRRPTNRFVAGFIGSPAMNFLEGRVSRSDGGPRLSGAGFSVDLSGVPGLEDLPENLTVGIRPEDLELAERAAHASVEANVEVVEPLGSEILVHARAGSMELVARVAPDRAVSAGERRGFVLRGEALHVFDSASGEALHSPAGAEN, from the coding sequence ATGGCCAAGGTCGAGTTTCGCAATGTCTGGAAGACCTACCCGGGTGATGTGGATGCGGTGAAGGAAGCCTCGTTCACGATTGAAGACGGCGAGTTCATGGTCATCGTCGGGCCTTCAGGGTGCGGCAAGTCCACGACGCTTCGCATGGTCGCGGGGCTTGAGGACATCACGCGCGGAGAAGTGTCCATCGACGGACGCATCGTGAACGATGTGGCACCGAAAGACCGGGACATCGCCATGGTTTTTCAGAACTACGCGCTGTACCCGCACATGACTGTGTACGACAACATGGCGTTCGGGTTGAAGATGCGAAAGTACGATCGCTCGGAGATCGACTCCCGCGTCCGTGAAGCCGCTGAGATTCTCGGCCTTACGGAACTCCTGAAGCGCCGCCCGAAGGCGCTCTCCGGCGGGCAGCGGCAGCGTGTTGCCGTCGGGCGGGCGATCGTTCGCAAGCCCAAGGTGTTCCTCTTCGACGAACCCCTGTCCAACCTCGACGCGAAACTTCGTGTTCAGATGCGAACGGAGATCTCCCGCCTTCACCAGCAACTCGGCGCGACCATGATGTATGTCACGCACGATCAGGTGGAGGCCATGACTATGGGGACGAGGATCACGCTGATGAAGGATGGCGTGATTCAGCAGATTGCGGACCCGCTCAGTCTCTACCGCCGCCCGACGAATCGGTTTGTGGCGGGCTTCATTGGGAGCCCGGCGATGAACTTCCTGGAAGGCCGGGTTTCGCGGTCAGACGGCGGGCCTCGGCTTTCGGGTGCCGGGTTTTCGGTGGATCTTTCCGGGGTTCCGGGGCTGGAGGATCTGCCGGAGAACCTGACGGTCGGCATTCGTCCCGAGGATCTGGAACTAGCCGAGCGTGCCGCGCACGCATCGGTGGAGGCGAATGTGGAAGTGGTAGAGCCGCTCGGCAGCGAAATCCTGGTTCACGCCCGTGCGGGTTCGATGGAACTCGTTGCTCGGGTTGCGCCGGATCGCGCAGTGAGTGCCGGGGAGCGGCGCGGTTTTGTTCTCCGCGGAGAGGCTCTGCATGTCTTCGATTCCGCTTCGGGCGAAGCACTTCACTCCCCCGCCGGCGCGGAGAACTGA